A region of the Gemmobacter fulvus genome:
GCAAACCGCGTGCAGCACAGGAATGTCAAATGGCCCATATCGACTACTTTTTCGCCACGGTCTCGCCCTTCGTTTATCTGGCGGGGCAGCGGCTGGAGGCGGTGGCCGCCAAACACGGGGCCTCGATCCATTACAAGCCGCTGGATCCGGCGGCGCTGTTTGCCCGCACCGGCGGCGTGACGCTGGCGCAGCGCCATGACAGCCGCAAGGCCTATCGCCTGCAGGAATTGCGGCGGCAATCTGCGAAACTGGGCCTGCCGATCAACCTGCAACCGCAGTTCTGGCCGGTGAACCCCGCGCCTTCGGGTTATGCGATCATCGCGGCACAGGCGGCGGGCGGCGGTGATGTTGGGGCGCTGGCACATGGTCTGGCGCGGGCCTGCTGGGCCGAGAACCGCAATATCGCCGAGGATGAGGTGATCCGCGAAGAACTGGTCAAGGCGGGATTTGCCGCCAATGTCGCGGATCGCGGCATGTTGAGCGCGGCCGAAACCTATGCGGTCAATCTGGAAGAGGCGGTGTCGCGCGGGGCCTTTGGCGTGCCGTTCTACATGGTGGGCGACGAATGTTTTTGGGGGCAGGATCACATCGAGGATCTTGATCTCTATCTGGCAGGGCGCGCCTGATGGCCGAGGCGGTGCTGGGAGGCCATCGCAGCAGCTATCGCCATTGGGGGCAGGGGCCAAGGCAGATGCTGGCGCTGCATTGCTCGCTGGCCCATGCGGGGGCCTGGGCGGGGCTCGCGGCGCAGTTGCCGGGTGGCATCAGCCTGACCGCGCCGGATCTGCCTGGGCATGGGCGCAGCGAACCTTGGCTGGGCACCGAAGATCTGCACAGCGTGGCCACGCGCATGGCAACCGCGCTGGCCGATCAGATCGGCGGCCCGCTGGATCTGCTCGGCCACAGTTTCGGCGCCACCATTGCGCTGCGGCTGGCGCTGGAGCGCCCCGATCTGGTGCAGCGGTTGATCCTGATCGAACCTGTGCTGTTTGCCGCGGCACAGGCGGTCAACGCGCCCGAATTTCTGGCCTTTGCTGCCGAATATCAGGCAGTTGATGCGGCGATGGAAGATCACCCCGAACAGGCCGCAGCGCTGTTTCATGGGCGCTGGGGTGTCGGGGCCTTTGCCGCGCTACCCGAGGCGCAGCGGGCCTATATGACCGCGCGGATGCCGCTGGTGCGGGCGCAGAATCCGGTGCTGTTGCAGGATGTGGCGCAGATGCTGGCCCCGGGGCGGCTGGAGGCGCTGACCCGGCCCACGCTGCTGATCGAAGGGGGAGACAGCCCGCCGGTCATCGCGGCGATCCATCGCGCCTTGGCGGATCGTTTGCCGATGGCGCGGCGGCATGTTGTGGCAGGGGCGGGGCATATGCTGCCGATCACCCATCCGGCAGAGGTGGCGCGGGTGATCCTCAGCCTGTGAACAGGGACAGAAAGGCATCAACCTCGGCAGGGCTGGTGCACCAGCTGGTGACCAGCCGCGCGCCTTCTTGGCCCTCGGGCGCAGGCATGTCATAAAACATCGCCCCCGCCGCGCGCAGCCGTGTCGAGGTGCCGAGGTGCCATTGCGGGAACAGGATATTGCCCTGCACGGGATGCGCCATGGTCACACCAGCGGCCTGCAACCCCTGTGCCAGCCGGGCCGCCATGGCATTGGCCTGCGAGGCCCAGTGCAGCCACCGCTCATCCGTCAGCATGGCCGCCATCTGTGCGGCAAGGTAGCGTGATTTCGATACCAGATGCCCGGCGCGTTTGCGGCGTAGTTCGAACTCCCATGCCTTTTCGGGGTGAAAGAACACCACCGCCTCGACCCCCAGCAGGCCGTTCTTGGTGCCACCAAAGGACAGCACGTCAATGCCCGCGCGCCACGTCAGATCGGCAGGAGCCGCTCCGGTCGCGATCAGGGCATTGGCAAAGCGCGCGCCATCCAGATGGCAGGGCAGCCCCTGCGCACGGGCCAGCGCGGTCAGCGCCGCCGTTTCGGTAGCAGTATAGACGGTGCCCGCCTCGGTCACATTGGTCAGGGACAACATGCCGCGCTGCACGCCATGCACGCCGCCCGTGCCGGTTCTGGCCAGCGCCTGCGCCAGCGCGTCGGGCTGCATCTTGCCGTGCGCCCCCGGCACCAGAACCAGTTTGGCGCCATGGCTGAAAAACTCGGGCGCGCCACATTCGTCTTCAGCGATATGGGCATGGGTGTGGCAGAACACCGCCGACCATGGCGCGCAAAAGCTGGCGAGAGCCAGCGCATTGGCCGCCGTGCCGGTGGGCACCAGATGCACGATGGCCTCTGGGGCGGCAAAGATCCTGCGGATGCGGTCTTGCACCTCGGCCGTCAGATCATCCGCACCATAAGAACGCGCATAACCCGCATTGGCCCGCAGCAGGGCCTCCATGACTTCGGGCGGGGCGGGGGCGGCGTTGTCAGAGGTGAAGATCATGGCGTCTCGTCGATGATGTAATCTTCCCAATCCTCTTCGTTCACCTCGAATTCCGGCACGGTCCAGCCGCGCACCGAAGCGCCTGCCTCATGCACGGAATTGGGGTCGCCCGTGCGCAGCGGGTGCCAGTCGGGAATGGGTTTGCCTTCATAAAGCAGCCGGTAGGCGCAGGTGCGCGGCATCCAATAGGCGATTTTCGGCAGGGTGGCCGGGGTCAGCTGCACACAATCCGGCACGAATTGCTTGCGGATCGGATATTGTGTGCACCGGCAGGTTTCACCATCGAGCAAGCGGCAAGCCACCTTGGTAAAGGCCACTTCGCCGGTATCCTCGAACTCGATCTTGTTGAGGCAGCATTTGCCGCAGCCGTCGCACAGCGCCTCCCATTCTTCGGGAGTCATCTTCTTCAGCGGCACGGTTTCCCAGAAACGCGCCCGCATCACGCCGCCGCCAGAACGGCGCGGGCGCGGCTGCAATCACTGTCCATCTGCGCAATCAACGCAGGCAGGCCATCAAACTTCAGTTCGGGGCGCAGATAATCGACCAGCGCGACCGATAGGTGCTGGCCGTAAAGATCGCCCTTGAAATCAAAGAGATAGGTTTCAAGGTTGGGGGTGTTTTCGCCAAACATCGGCCGCACGCCCAGACTGGCCGCGCCGCCATAGCTGCCGGTATCTGGCCCGGTCAGCACATCGACCTTGACGGCGTAGACACCAAGCCGGGGCAGATGCAGCCCGGCCACTGACATATTTGCAGTGGGAAAGCCCAACTCGCGCCCGCGTTTTTCGCCATGGATCACCTCACCCTCGATCCGGTGCAAATGGCCCAGCATGGTCGCGGCATCGCGCGGGCGGCCTTCGGACAGCGCATTGCGGATGGCGGTGGACGAAATCTCCTTGCCGCCCGCCCGCATCAGCGGCGCAATGGTCACGCCAAAGCCGTAGCGGGTGCCAAGCTGTTGCAGATCGTCAATCGTGCCCTTGCGGCCCTTGCCGAAACAGAAATCCGACCCGACGGTGACATGCGCGATGCCAAGCCCCTCGGCCAGAACCTGCTGCGCGAATTCATCCGGCGACAGCGAGGCCATCTCAACGCCGAAAGGCAGCTCGAACAGGGTCTGCACCCCCAGCTTGGCCAGCCGGTTGGCGCGGGCTTCGGCATTCATCAACCGGAAGGGCGGGGCATCGGGGGCAAAAAACTCGCGGGGATGCGGCTCAAAGGTCAGAACACCCAGCGGGCCCTGAGCCGCCGCCACCTCGATCACCGAGCGGTGGCCCAGATGCACACCGTCAAAATTGCCCATGGCAACCGATGCACCGCGGTC
Encoded here:
- a CDS encoding 2-hydroxychromene-2-carboxylate isomerase; protein product: MAHIDYFFATVSPFVYLAGQRLEAVAAKHGASIHYKPLDPAALFARTGGVTLAQRHDSRKAYRLQELRRQSAKLGLPINLQPQFWPVNPAPSGYAIIAAQAAGGGDVGALAHGLARACWAENRNIAEDEVIREELVKAGFAANVADRGMLSAAETYAVNLEEAVSRGAFGVPFYMVGDECFWGQDHIEDLDLYLAGRA
- a CDS encoding alpha/beta fold hydrolase; this encodes MAEAVLGGHRSSYRHWGQGPRQMLALHCSLAHAGAWAGLAAQLPGGISLTAPDLPGHGRSEPWLGTEDLHSVATRMATALADQIGGPLDLLGHSFGATIALRLALERPDLVQRLILIEPVLFAAAQAVNAPEFLAFAAEYQAVDAAMEDHPEQAAALFHGRWGVGAFAALPEAQRAYMTARMPLVRAQNPVLLQDVAQMLAPGRLEALTRPTLLIEGGDSPPVIAAIHRALADRLPMARRHVVAGAGHMLPITHPAEVARVILSL
- a CDS encoding threonine aldolase family protein, with translation MIFTSDNAAPAPPEVMEALLRANAGYARSYGADDLTAEVQDRIRRIFAAPEAIVHLVPTGTAANALALASFCAPWSAVFCHTHAHIAEDECGAPEFFSHGAKLVLVPGAHGKMQPDALAQALARTGTGGVHGVQRGMLSLTNVTEAGTVYTATETAALTALARAQGLPCHLDGARFANALIATGAAPADLTWRAGIDVLSFGGTKNGLLGVEAVVFFHPEKAWEFELRRKRAGHLVSKSRYLAAQMAAMLTDERWLHWASQANAMAARLAQGLQAAGVTMAHPVQGNILFPQWHLGTSTRLRAAGAMFYDMPAPEGQEGARLVTSWCTSPAEVDAFLSLFTG
- a CDS encoding YcgN family cysteine cluster protein, which translates into the protein MRARFWETVPLKKMTPEEWEALCDGCGKCCLNKIEFEDTGEVAFTKVACRLLDGETCRCTQYPIRKQFVPDCVQLTPATLPKIAYWMPRTCAYRLLYEGKPIPDWHPLRTGDPNSVHEAGASVRGWTVPEFEVNEEDWEDYIIDETP
- a CDS encoding bifunctional riboflavin kinase/FAD synthetase, with the translated sequence MKIIKHWQGLDPKDRGASVAMGNFDGVHLGHRSVIEVAAAQGPLGVLTFEPHPREFFAPDAPPFRLMNAEARANRLAKLGVQTLFELPFGVEMASLSPDEFAQQVLAEGLGIAHVTVGSDFCFGKGRKGTIDDLQQLGTRYGFGVTIAPLMRAGGKEISSTAIRNALSEGRPRDAATMLGHLHRIEGEVIHGEKRGRELGFPTANMSVAGLHLPRLGVYAVKVDVLTGPDTGSYGGAASLGVRPMFGENTPNLETYLFDFKGDLYGQHLSVALVDYLRPELKFDGLPALIAQMDSDCSRARAVLAAA